One Sodalis praecaptivus DNA segment encodes these proteins:
- the aroE gene encoding shikimate dehydrogenase has translation MDTYAVFGNPINHSRSPRIHALFAAETGLAHPYGRVLAPLDGFEQTLRQFFDAGGLGANITLPFKERAFSLCDQLTERGSLAGAVNTIKKLPDGALLGDNTDGIGLVSDLQRLALLRQDSRVLLVGAGGAARGGILPLLAYGCKVVLTNRTFPRAQELVEFYHHVGDISALPLERLGTPDYDLIINATSTGVQGGIPPLPASVITPAVCCYDMFYQQGETPFIAWCRRHGALHCADGLGMLVGQAASAFFLWHGVLPSVLPVLETLRAELAA, from the coding sequence ATGGATACCTATGCCGTTTTTGGTAATCCGATTAACCATAGTCGGTCACCGCGCATTCATGCGCTCTTTGCCGCCGAAACCGGTTTAGCCCACCCTTATGGCCGCGTGTTAGCGCCGCTGGACGGTTTTGAGCAAACGCTGCGGCAGTTTTTCGACGCGGGAGGATTAGGGGCGAACATTACCCTGCCGTTTAAAGAACGTGCGTTTTCGTTGTGCGATCAGCTCACCGAGCGCGGGTCTTTGGCCGGGGCGGTGAATACCATCAAGAAACTACCGGATGGCGCATTACTGGGGGACAACACCGACGGCATTGGGTTGGTCAGCGATTTGCAGCGTCTCGCTCTATTGCGCCAAGACAGCCGGGTGCTGTTAGTGGGCGCCGGCGGCGCGGCGCGGGGGGGTATCTTGCCGCTGCTGGCCTACGGCTGCAAAGTGGTGCTGACCAACCGCACTTTCCCCCGCGCACAAGAGCTGGTGGAATTTTACCATCACGTCGGCGATATCAGTGCGCTGCCGCTGGAGCGCCTCGGCACGCCGGATTACGACCTGATCATTAACGCGACATCCACCGGGGTGCAGGGGGGGATCCCGCCGCTGCCGGCCTCCGTCATTACGCCTGCGGTCTGCTGCTACGATATGTTTTATCAACAAGGCGAAACGCCGTTCATCGCCTGGTGTCGCCGGCACGGTGCGCTGCACTGCGCCGATGGGCTCGGCATGCTGGTGGGCCAGGCGGCGTCGGCCTTCTTCCTATGGCATGGCGTATTGCCCTCGGTTTTGCCGGTGCTGGAAACCCTGCGCGCGGAGCTGGCTGCATGA
- a CDS encoding amino acid ABC transporter permease, producing MQHRPTVTGNFSLTNPAVRAWIYQILAVVILVAFVGHLVHNTLTNLNHRGITSGFDFLNNAAGFGIVQHLIDFEQGDTYGRVFVVGLLNTLLVSALCIVFASILGFIIGLSRLSENWLLRKLSTLYIEIFRNIPPLLQIFFWYFAVLRNLPGPRQAVNAFDLAFLSNRGLYLPAPDAGSGAWATFLALLIAVAASVALFRLQRRHQLKTGQLRRSWPWIIVLLIALPALAQFIAGPAIAWDVPQLRGFNFRGGMALIPELAALTLALSVYTSAFIAEVIRSGIQSVPFGQHEAARSLGLPNPVTLNKVILPQAMRVIVPPLTSQYLNIVKNSSLAAAIGYPDMVSLFAGSVLNQTGQAIETIAITMGVYLVISLAISLLMNIYNKRKALVER from the coding sequence ATGCAACACCGCCCAACCGTAACGGGAAACTTTTCCCTGACCAACCCTGCGGTTCGCGCCTGGATTTACCAGATTCTGGCTGTTGTGATCCTGGTGGCGTTTGTCGGCCATCTGGTGCATAACACTCTGACCAACCTGAACCACCGCGGTATCACCTCCGGATTCGACTTCCTTAATAACGCCGCCGGTTTTGGCATCGTGCAGCATCTCATCGATTTTGAACAAGGCGACACCTACGGGCGAGTCTTTGTCGTCGGTCTGCTCAATACGCTGCTGGTATCGGCGCTATGTATTGTTTTTGCCTCAATACTGGGTTTTATCATCGGCCTGTCGAGACTGTCCGAGAACTGGCTGCTGCGTAAACTCTCCACCCTGTATATCGAGATTTTCCGCAACATTCCGCCGCTGCTGCAAATCTTCTTCTGGTATTTCGCCGTATTGCGCAACCTGCCCGGACCGCGTCAGGCGGTAAACGCTTTCGACCTTGCCTTTCTTAGTAACCGCGGACTGTATTTACCCGCTCCCGACGCCGGCTCGGGCGCTTGGGCGACCTTTCTCGCGTTGCTGATAGCCGTGGCTGCCTCCGTGGCGCTGTTTCGCCTCCAGCGCCGCCATCAGCTTAAAACCGGCCAATTGCGCCGCAGCTGGCCGTGGATAATCGTGCTGCTGATAGCGCTGCCGGCGCTGGCGCAGTTTATCGCCGGCCCCGCGATCGCCTGGGATGTGCCGCAGCTGCGCGGCTTTAATTTCCGCGGCGGTATGGCGCTTATTCCCGAGCTCGCGGCGCTGACGCTGGCGCTGTCGGTGTACACGTCTGCGTTTATTGCTGAGGTGATCCGCTCCGGTATTCAGTCGGTGCCGTTCGGCCAGCACGAAGCGGCGCGCTCGCTCGGGTTGCCAAATCCGGTGACGCTGAACAAAGTGATCCTGCCGCAGGCGATGCGAGTGATCGTTCCTCCCCTTACCAGTCAATATCTCAATATCGTCAAGAACTCATCTTTGGCGGCCGCTATCGGCTATCCCGATATGGTGTCGTTGTTCGCCGGCTCGGTGCTCAATCAGACCGGCCAGGCCATCGAAACCATCGCCATTACCATGGGGGTTTATCTGGTCATCAGCCTGGCTATTTCGTTGCTGATGAATATTTATAACAAGCGCAAAGCGCTGGTGGAACGTTGA
- a CDS encoding amino acid ABC transporter permease: MTMTLSPQEPIASVSRNRLVLATAWIKRNLFSNFTNSLLTLFCLWLLWIALPPLVEWAFIKANWLGTSRLDCTREGACWVFIHARFGQFMYGLYPLDERWRINATLIVCLLSLLPMFWRGMPRRGRYITCWVIAIPVFTWIMLYGGFFGLSRVETRLWGGLTLTLIIAAVGIAGAMPLGIILALARRSSMPVVKWLAIIFIEFWRGVPLITVLFMSSVMLPLFLSEGTQIDKLLRALVGVIMFQSAYVAEVVRGGLQALPKGQTEAAESLALGYWKTQGLIILPQALKMVIPGLVNTIIALFKDTSLVVIIGLFDLFSSVQQATVDPAWLGMSTEGYVFAALVYWIFCFSMSRYSQHLEKRFHTGHQH; encoded by the coding sequence ATGACTATGACTTTATCTCCGCAGGAACCCATCGCGTCGGTCTCACGTAATCGGCTGGTCCTGGCGACGGCTTGGATCAAACGCAATTTGTTTTCCAACTTCACGAATAGCCTTCTGACCCTGTTCTGTCTCTGGCTGTTGTGGATAGCCTTACCGCCGCTGGTGGAGTGGGCGTTCATCAAAGCCAATTGGTTGGGGACCTCGCGCCTTGATTGCACTCGCGAAGGCGCCTGCTGGGTATTTATCCACGCGCGTTTCGGCCAATTCATGTATGGACTTTATCCGCTGGACGAGCGTTGGCGCATCAATGCCACCCTTATTGTGTGCCTGCTCTCGCTGCTGCCGATGTTTTGGCGCGGTATGCCGCGCCGCGGCCGCTATATCACCTGCTGGGTGATAGCGATTCCCGTCTTTACCTGGATCATGCTTTACGGCGGCTTTTTCGGCCTGAGCCGCGTGGAAACCCGCTTATGGGGCGGCCTCACTTTGACTTTGATTATCGCCGCGGTGGGCATCGCCGGCGCGATGCCGTTGGGGATAATTCTAGCGCTGGCCCGGCGTTCGTCTATGCCGGTGGTAAAATGGCTGGCGATCATCTTTATCGAATTTTGGCGCGGCGTACCGCTTATCACCGTGCTGTTTATGTCCTCGGTGATGCTGCCGCTTTTTCTCTCCGAAGGCACCCAAATCGATAAACTGCTGCGCGCGCTGGTGGGCGTTATCATGTTCCAATCCGCCTATGTGGCAGAGGTCGTCCGCGGCGGGCTACAGGCGCTGCCAAAGGGCCAAACCGAGGCGGCGGAATCCCTGGCGCTCGGCTACTGGAAAACCCAGGGCCTCATTATTTTGCCGCAGGCGCTAAAGATGGTCATCCCCGGACTGGTCAATACCATCATCGCGTTATTTAAAGACACCAGCCTGGTGGTCATTATCGGATTATTCGATCTGTTTAGCAGCGTGCAGCAGGCAACGGTGGACCCCGCCTGGCTGGGCATGTCCACCGAAGGTTATGTCTTCGCCGCGCTGGTTTATTGGATTTTCTGTTTCAGCATGTCCCGCTATAGCCAGCATCTGGAAAAGCGTTTTCATACCGGACACCAGCATTGA
- a CDS encoding DUF494 family protein, which yields MFDVLMYLFETYIHNEVEMRVDQDKLTDDLTRAGFHQDDIYNALNWLEKLADLQDGQGRAFALNADPLAMRIYTDEESQFLDTDCRGFLLFLEQIQVLNLETREMVIDRVMALDAAEFDLEDLKWVILMVLFNIPGCENAYQQMEDLVFEEDEQRLH from the coding sequence ATGTTCGACGTACTAATGTATTTGTTTGAAACCTACATCCACAATGAAGTCGAAATGCGCGTGGATCAGGATAAATTGACCGATGACCTTACCCGAGCGGGCTTTCATCAGGACGATATTTATAATGCGTTAAACTGGCTGGAGAAATTGGCTGATTTGCAGGACGGGCAGGGCAGAGCTTTTGCGCTGAATGCCGATCCGCTTGCCATGCGTATCTACACTGATGAAGAGAGTCAGTTCCTGGATACCGACTGTCGTGGTTTCTTATTATTTCTTGAACAGATTCAGGTGTTGAACCTTGAAACCCGCGAAATGGTTATCGATCGTGTGATGGCGTTGGACGCGGCGGAATTTGATTTAGAAGATCTGAAGTGGGTTATTCTTATGGTGCTGTTTAATATTCCAGGCTGTGAAAATGCCTATCAGCAAATGGAAGATCTGGTTTTTGAAGAAGACGAACAGCGTCTGCATTGA
- a CDS encoding ROK family transcriptional regulator, whose translation MRTSGTNLEHAKAHNRRVVIEAIRLNGELTRAELARLTALTPQTVSNIVGELQQAGILSAHLPRRDGARGQPAIPVTLNPDSAYSIGIHLDHQSLLIVLVDLSGTVRARRFTLIQQPHPGATLAMITQQLLDIKQQTALDWRRMLGIGIVMPGPFGVEGFSSKGPTTLHGWEHVDVVGRLSAATGWPVTLENDATVAAIGERFHGVAKRLDSFIYLYLGTGLGAGIFTDGHVYGGHAQNAGEVGHMVVRPGGRQCYCGNRGCLERYLSLQTAWEACGLNPLTALPEDLLQVPAADFDRWVTSILPAARQAINILECVFDPEAVIIGGLMPQPLLEKIVMRLSPLLRSVRSRYSDAHRVRIGMTGSDTAALGAAALPIFDEFNPQYDVLLK comes from the coding sequence ATGAGAACCTCGGGTACGAATCTCGAACACGCCAAGGCTCACAATAGGCGAGTCGTTATTGAGGCTATTCGCCTGAACGGCGAACTCACTCGGGCAGAGCTGGCGCGTTTGACGGCGCTAACGCCGCAAACGGTTTCCAATATCGTCGGCGAGCTGCAGCAGGCGGGGATCTTATCCGCGCATTTGCCCCGGCGCGACGGCGCGCGCGGTCAGCCGGCGATTCCGGTTACGTTGAATCCAGACAGCGCTTACTCTATCGGCATTCATCTTGACCATCAAAGTTTGCTGATCGTACTGGTCGACCTTTCTGGCACGGTGCGCGCAAGACGCTTTACCCTTATACAACAGCCCCATCCTGGCGCCACACTCGCAATGATTACCCAACAGCTGCTGGACATAAAGCAGCAGACGGCGCTTGATTGGCGCAGGATGCTCGGTATTGGGATCGTGATGCCCGGCCCGTTTGGCGTTGAGGGGTTCTCTTCTAAAGGACCAACTACGCTGCATGGCTGGGAACATGTGGATGTCGTCGGGCGGCTATCCGCCGCGACCGGCTGGCCGGTGACCCTGGAGAATGATGCTACGGTGGCCGCTATTGGTGAGCGCTTTCACGGCGTGGCGAAACGGCTGGATTCGTTTATCTATCTCTATTTGGGCACCGGTCTTGGGGCGGGGATTTTTACCGACGGTCATGTCTACGGTGGCCATGCCCAAAACGCTGGTGAAGTGGGGCATATGGTGGTACGACCGGGCGGTCGGCAATGTTATTGTGGCAACCGCGGCTGTCTGGAGCGTTACCTGTCTTTGCAGACGGCCTGGGAAGCCTGCGGGCTGAACCCACTTACCGCGCTGCCGGAAGATTTGCTGCAGGTGCCGGCGGCGGATTTTGACCGCTGGGTGACATCGATATTGCCGGCGGCGCGCCAGGCAATCAATATTCTTGAATGCGTATTCGATCCCGAAGCGGTCATCATCGGCGGTTTAATGCCGCAGCCGCTGCTGGAAAAGATCGTTATGCGGTTATCTCCCCTGTTGCGCTCGGTGCGCAGTCGATATAGCGATGCTCACAGGGTGCGTATCGGCATGACCGGCAGCGATACCGCCGCGCTAGGAGCGGCGGCGCTGCCCATATTTGATGAGTTCAACCCGCAATACGACGTGCTGCTGAAATAA
- a CDS encoding toxin glutamine deamidase domain-containing protein, whose translation MNPTTSFNKASPSSILPGLAQGRPDDTSIASMSCNIQEVANTVPTFVSLSDFQQNLSHITLNDINAVIIGNVTYFLIEEGGEKRFSASLNRHPSEALPSEQIQDVVRTLNDLLYRKRSSTDNAEQRPATVERNSPSPSLTSQASDEQFSIITVSTEENNIPGPAEYQTLIVTDGLRPPTYSPAAGQREAYKNELSDYLRGPILQEVNRRGASPLWLRPLAWVCGLFGFHGVGQTNCLSCATAVADTLKEGQLHCADPTLRGGSPSQFSTLSHAEGGMFDSLATMLDKANAQPQCNAVLCVKRPRSVWRRLFSPTDGHACNVVKVDQTLFLVDAQKRRCRTLSLTDDRAIQLRQVAHFLGPIASGPGCLQWFDVGFQTVPSAASAR comes from the coding sequence ATGAACCCTACAACTAGTTTCAATAAAGCGAGCCCTTCATCCATTCTTCCTGGTTTGGCGCAAGGCCGTCCTGATGATACATCAATCGCTTCAATGTCCTGCAATATACAAGAGGTGGCCAACACCGTTCCCACTTTCGTATCATTAAGTGATTTCCAGCAAAATCTTTCTCACATTACGTTAAACGATATTAATGCAGTAATAATCGGCAATGTCACCTATTTTCTAATAGAGGAAGGGGGTGAAAAACGGTTTTCCGCCAGCCTCAATAGGCATCCCAGTGAAGCCTTGCCCAGTGAGCAGATTCAAGATGTCGTTCGCACACTAAACGACTTGTTATATCGGAAACGCTCCAGCACGGACAATGCCGAGCAACGACCGGCTACAGTCGAGCGAAACTCACCCTCGCCAAGTTTGACATCACAGGCGTCTGATGAGCAATTTTCTATAATTACCGTTTCCACTGAGGAAAATAACATCCCCGGCCCGGCAGAATATCAAACGCTTATTGTCACCGATGGCCTCCGCCCGCCAACCTATTCTCCCGCAGCGGGTCAACGGGAAGCCTACAAGAACGAACTGAGTGATTATTTGCGCGGGCCTATTCTGCAAGAAGTGAACCGCCGCGGCGCTAGTCCCTTGTGGCTGCGGCCGTTAGCCTGGGTATGCGGGTTGTTTGGGTTTCACGGCGTAGGGCAAACCAATTGCCTTTCCTGTGCCACAGCGGTGGCAGACACGCTCAAAGAAGGTCAGCTCCATTGCGCTGACCCCACCCTGCGCGGGGGCAGCCCGAGTCAATTTTCCACTCTCAGTCATGCCGAGGGTGGAATGTTTGATTCCCTTGCGACGATGTTGGACAAAGCTAATGCGCAACCGCAGTGCAATGCGGTGCTTTGCGTAAAGCGTCCCCGCAGCGTGTGGCGCAGGTTATTCTCTCCCACCGATGGTCACGCCTGTAATGTGGTCAAAGTCGACCAAACGCTCTTTCTCGTTGATGCGCAAAAGAGACGTTGCCGGACACTTTCTCTAACGGACGATCGCGCCATCCAGCTCCGGCAGGTAGCGCATTTTCTTGGACCTATCGCCTCTGGTCCAGGTTGCCTACAATGGTTTGATGTCGGATTTCAAACGGTTCCCAGCGCCGCTTCAGCGCGGTAA
- a CDS encoding DUF1488 domain-containing protein: MNQAIHFPDLEQWDAERQSVCFPALVGGMRAECQVSAGWLYSRFSSAAAESHPLALFRQHRLDVEDAMESLIAQGMDIDGRYCLS; the protein is encoded by the coding sequence ATGAACCAGGCGATACATTTCCCGGATCTGGAGCAATGGGATGCCGAGCGTCAAAGCGTGTGCTTTCCAGCGCTGGTAGGTGGGATGCGCGCGGAGTGCCAAGTCAGCGCGGGCTGGTTGTATAGCCGCTTTTCGTCCGCGGCTGCTGAGTCCCATCCTCTGGCGCTCTTTCGTCAGCATCGCCTGGACGTCGAGGATGCAATGGAGTCGCTTATCGCTCAGGGGATGGATATTGACGGCCGATACTGCTTATCCTGA
- the tsaC gene encoding L-threonylcarbamoyladenylate synthase type 1 TsaC: MKNETLLPDLTNVVTALRQQQVIAYPTEAVFGLGCDPDSESAVQALLKLKQRPWQKGLILVAAHYAQLTDYIDDSALDNAARERMFACWPGPVTWVVPARPTTPRWLTGQYASLAVRVSAFEPVRRLCLAFGKPLVSTSANLTGLPPARTAGEVREQLGAAFPVLDQAVEGRRNPSEIRDALSGELIRQG, encoded by the coding sequence ATGAAGAATGAAACTCTCTTGCCTGACCTGACAAATGTAGTGACGGCGCTGCGCCAGCAGCAGGTTATCGCTTATCCGACAGAGGCCGTGTTCGGGTTAGGCTGCGATCCGGACAGCGAAAGCGCGGTTCAGGCGCTGCTTAAGCTAAAACAGCGCCCGTGGCAAAAAGGGTTGATCCTGGTTGCCGCGCATTACGCCCAGCTCACGGATTATATTGACGACAGCGCGTTGGATAATGCCGCGCGGGAGCGGATGTTCGCCTGTTGGCCGGGCCCCGTTACTTGGGTGGTACCGGCCCGCCCCACAACACCGCGTTGGTTAACGGGGCAATACGCATCACTGGCGGTACGCGTCAGCGCATTTGAACCGGTGCGGCGTCTTTGCCTAGCTTTCGGCAAGCCGCTGGTGTCCACTAGCGCTAATTTGACCGGGCTGCCGCCGGCGCGTACCGCCGGCGAAGTGCGTGAGCAATTAGGCGCCGCTTTTCCGGTACTGGACCAAGCGGTGGAGGGGCGGCGCAATCCTTCTGAAATTCGCGATGCCCTAAGCGGCGAATTAATTCGCCAGGGCTGA
- a CDS encoding topoisomerase DNA-binding C4 zinc finger domain-containing protein yields MTKAALFSAKHTASCPQCGAELVIRSGQHGPFLGCSHYPQCDYIRSLKPQGDGHVVKVLEGQLCPECQSTLVLRQGRFGMFIGCSNYPECGHIAPTAVADATAFTCPQCRTGKLVQRTSRFGKSFYACDRYPACKYALNNQPVAGECAYCHFPLLMEKNTARGAKRFCADKGCGRPVATNDNEE; encoded by the coding sequence ATGACCAAAGCTGCGCTTTTTTCCGCGAAGCACACGGCATCCTGCCCCCAATGCGGGGCAGAGCTTGTTATTCGTTCTGGACAGCATGGCCCCTTTCTGGGCTGTTCTCATTACCCGCAATGCGACTATATTCGCTCCCTAAAGCCCCAGGGCGACGGGCATGTAGTGAAAGTGCTCGAAGGACAGCTTTGCCCGGAATGCCAATCAACGCTGGTATTGCGTCAGGGGCGCTTCGGTATGTTTATCGGCTGCTCGAACTATCCCGAATGCGGCCATATTGCGCCCACGGCGGTAGCTGACGCTACGGCATTTACCTGTCCCCAATGCCGCACCGGCAAACTTGTGCAACGGACCTCGCGCTTTGGTAAAAGTTTTTACGCCTGCGATCGGTATCCCGCCTGTAAATATGCATTGAATAATCAGCCCGTGGCGGGGGAATGCGCGTATTGCCATTTCCCGCTGTTAATGGAGAAAAATACCGCCCGCGGCGCAAAGCGGTTTTGTGCCGATAAAGGCTGCGGCAGGCCGGTAGCGACAAACGATAATGAAGAATGA
- a CDS encoding gamma carbonic anhydrase family protein, which translates to MPQHVGPLRPYRDTSPQLGERIMIDPSSVVIGHVTLGDDVSIWPLVAIRGDVNRVHVGARTNIQDGCVLHVTHCSERNPAGHPLVIGDEVTVGHKAMLHGCTIGNRVLIGMGSIILDGAVIEDEVVIGAGSLVASGKRLHSGYLYFGSPARRVRRLTPAEIDNLIYSANNYVQWKDDYLNQTDKQRPPVEER; encoded by the coding sequence ATGCCTCAGCACGTTGGACCGCTGCGTCCTTACCGAGACACCTCCCCTCAACTCGGCGAGCGGATCATGATCGATCCCAGCAGCGTGGTCATCGGTCATGTCACCCTTGGCGACGATGTCAGTATTTGGCCGCTGGTCGCTATTCGTGGCGACGTCAACCGCGTGCATGTCGGCGCGCGCACCAATATTCAGGACGGCTGCGTATTACACGTGACCCATTGCTCCGAGCGCAACCCGGCGGGACATCCCCTGGTTATCGGTGATGAGGTCACGGTGGGGCATAAAGCCATGTTGCATGGCTGCACTATCGGCAATCGTGTCCTGATTGGAATGGGAAGCATTATTCTGGATGGCGCCGTCATCGAAGATGAGGTCGTCATTGGCGCCGGAAGCCTGGTGGCGTCCGGTAAACGCCTACATAGCGGCTATCTCTATTTTGGCAGTCCGGCTCGGCGGGTCCGTCGCCTGACGCCCGCGGAAATCGATAATCTCATTTACTCGGCCAATAATTATGTCCAGTGGAAGGATGACTATCTGAACCAGACGGATAAACAGCGGCCGCCTGTAGAAGAACGTTAA
- a CDS encoding amino acid ABC transporter ATP-binding protein has translation MSMNNNAAPADNLMITMENVNKWYGQFHVLKDINLQVKAGERIVLCGPSGSGKSTTIRCINHLEEHQQGNIVVDGTLLNDDLRNIERVRTEVGMVFQHFNLFPHLTVLQNCILAPTWVRKMPKKEAEALAMHYLERVRIAEHAQKFPGQLSGGQQQRVAIARSLCMKPKIMLFDEPTSALDPEMVKEVLDTMIGLAEDGMTMLCVTHEMGFARTVADRVIFMDRGEIVEQAPPEAFFAQPKSARTRAFLSQVIH, from the coding sequence ATGAGCATGAATAATAACGCCGCCCCTGCGGACAACCTGATGATTACAATGGAAAACGTCAATAAATGGTATGGACAGTTCCATGTTTTGAAAGATATCAATCTGCAGGTCAAAGCCGGCGAACGTATCGTGTTATGCGGCCCCTCCGGGTCGGGTAAGTCCACGACGATACGCTGTATCAACCATCTTGAGGAGCATCAACAGGGCAACATTGTGGTTGACGGTACCCTGCTTAATGACGATCTCCGCAATATCGAGCGCGTGCGCACCGAAGTCGGCATGGTATTTCAGCACTTTAATCTCTTTCCGCACCTGACCGTCCTGCAAAATTGCATTCTGGCGCCCACCTGGGTGCGCAAGATGCCCAAGAAAGAGGCCGAGGCGCTGGCGATGCACTATTTGGAGCGGGTGCGCATTGCCGAACATGCGCAAAAATTCCCCGGACAATTGTCGGGCGGACAGCAGCAACGGGTCGCTATCGCTCGTTCGCTGTGCATGAAGCCGAAAATCATGTTATTTGATGAACCGACCTCGGCGCTGGATCCTGAAATGGTGAAAGAGGTGCTGGATACCATGATAGGACTGGCTGAAGACGGAATGACCATGTTGTGCGTGACCCATGAAATGGGCTTTGCCCGCACCGTGGCCGATCGGGTGATCTTCATGGATCGCGGCGAAATTGTTGAACAGGCACCGCCGGAAGCGTTTTTCGCCCAGCCGAAATCGGCGCGGACCCGCGCTTTTCTCTCACAGGTCATTCACTAA